The Setaria viridis chromosome 6, Setaria_viridis_v4.0, whole genome shotgun sequence genome includes the window TGACCATCCAATTACCGTTTCTGAATCAATTAGAAAGAGCAGAATGGAATAAACCGTACAAGATGGATATCACTTAAGAATCAGCAAATCTGTCACAAATATCATGAATTTGCATATTACACCTACATTAAACTAGGTTCTTTCTTGTCAAAGAAAATACCGAATTATCCCCTTTGAGTTGCCGAAAAGATAATTACTGAAAACTGAGAATCAGGAAGAAATGAGGCAAGGAATTATGGAAACTCAGTGACCATGCTGCACGCGCCCCCAAGCAGAAACCACCAGCAATTTCCACTCACTAAACTATAAAAACCATCACACATTTTCAATAACATCAAGTGGAAGCTTTCAGGCAGCTACCTTGAAGCCCACATGCTACCAAACATGCTCAGGACGCATCACCTTAACCCTCAACACTTTATAATAGATCCACAGCCACACATACCAAACCTCGCAACTCGTTTCAAACCATCTTCGTAGTTTGCCTCCAAAAAACACCAGCCTGCCTCCTGCCTCGTGGCAGCACGATGCTCACCACCGCAAACAGCCGGCAGCACCATGCCTTCGAGAAGAGCCCTAGCAGCCATATCAAGAACCTCGACAGGAAGCTCCAGCAGGCCATGAACAATGCGACTAGCAAGTACATGCAGAGGATCTACCCTCTGGGAATCCAGAGGAGCAGCTCCAACCTGACGTTGTCGTCGCTGTCGCTGTCGCAGAACTCCAACGACTCCTCGCTCAGCAGCTCCAACTCCAGCTGGGAGCCCAAGGTGCCGCTCCTctatggcggcaccttcagccCCTGGGGCGATGTGATGGTGTCTCTGGAGATGAGGAGAGAGGACGACGACAAGGCCAGTGACCATGACGTTGAAGGGGGTGAGGAGGATTTCGATTGCAGTGAGCCGGGGAGCATGCATAGGTGCAGCTGGATCACCAAGAACACTGGTATGAAATTCGCTGATCTTCATGTATTTGTTTCACATGCACTAGCATGATGTTTCTACTGGAGGAACAGTTTCGAATAATGATCGTAAGCTTTTCACCTTTTGAAACATGGTTTCTTCGTGTACAGGAGAAACGCGTATGTCTTCGGATAACTGAATGACGCAAAGAAACAGTAGTTAAAAAGTAAATTTTTACCAACTAGTGAATATAAAAAGATTGGTCATCAGGAAATTTATCTGAACGAAAAAGGAGGTTTGGATAGACAATGGGACAAACTTGTTCTTTAAGAGTTGGCGAAGTCGACTTCGCTGACCAGTGATAGTCTGATTTGACCAAGTTTCAGTGGTCACTTGCTGGTGAGATAGAGAGAAAGGAGAATAAAGATCAGCTGACAAATGCATAAGAAAGGGACTTGTCCCCGGTTCGGTGTAGTTTGTTGTGCAAAATAGACTACTCAGGAACATATGAAAAAATGGAAGGatataaacaaaacaaaaaggaaaaactgtCTGACTGAAAATTAACCCATTGTGCAGATGAGGCATACGTTCAGTTCCACGACGAGTGCTGGGGCGTCCCTGTGTACAGCGACAAGTACTTACCACCACATTTCTTCCTGAATTTACCTGCCACAGTTACCATTTCTGCACTCCATCCAGATTTCGGTGCTTCATCCTGCTCATCTCCGTGGTGATTCGCAGCCGCCTCTTCGAGCTGCTGTCGCTGTCCGGGATGCTCATCGACCACAACTGGACGGAGATACTCAAGAGGCGAGACATGTACAGGTGTGTGTTCCTCTGAACATTCCTGCTCCCAGTTTGCAGTCTCTCTGTTCATGCCAGTTTCATCAAAATGCCCATGACTGCACCAGGGAGGTGTTCGCCGACTTCGACCCCAGCACGGTGGCCAAGATGGACGAGGACGCCGTCGCCGAGATAAGCGGCAACAAGGAGCTCAAGCTCGCCGAGTGCCGTGTCCGGTGCATCGTCGAGAACGCCAAGTGCATTCAGAAGGCGAGTCCATGGACCTgaagaaaaaattgcaaaatatCTTCTCCCTgaatttctttcaaaaaaagttgaaaATTTGCAAAATAAGCTCGAAGCGATCGATGCATGAGAGACAAAATTGGTATGCGTTCGTGCAGGTGGCCAAGGAATTCGGGTCGTTCAGCGGGTACATGTGGGGCCACGTGAACCACCGGCCGGTGGTGGGCAAGTACAGGCACCACAAGTACATCCCGTTCCGGACGCCCAAGTCGGAGGCGGTGAGCAAGGACCTCGTCCGCCGGGGGTTCCGACTCGTGGGCCCCGTCATCGTCTACTCCTTCATGCAGGCCGCCGGCATGGCAATCGACCACCTCGTCGACTGCTTCCGCTTCCCGGAGTGCGTCCGCCTCGCCGAGCGCTCCTGGGGCATCACCAACGTCGCCGCGTAgccgctcggcggcggcgctccaaaatttttacacttttttttttgatttggTAACGCTTTGAAGTGTGTGTGAAATATGTAGAGTATGCTAAGTTATGAtgtaataattttattttttttctctttgcacATTAAAAGTGCAGCGGATGAGCCTCCTCTAAAGTAAAGTATTCCATGGTGACTTGTGCCACTAACGAATGAGCCCATGTGCGATCATGGCCCATGCACTAGTGACACCGAATCACTCTGAAGTAGTGCAGAGGAATCATTTCCTACTAAACTAGGCTGTGACAGCTTTGTGTAATAATAAGGTTTTTTTGTTAAGAATTTTTTCAATCAAATATTCAAATGTAAATTCAGGCTGCTCAGCTCAACGAGTATTTttcttggtaatttttatttatttatttttttgttgttcATATGCATCGCCACGCACATGTATAGACTTAGGAGGTGGAGCAGAGGAGAGGAAGGTGGTCCGGTGATGGTGTTGCCGTGGAGCTGATGGCTCGGTCGACGGCTACGTGCGCGGCATCGGAGGCAGCGGCGCGAGCGAGGCTGACGGTTTTGGTGCATTCTGTAGACTGGTGGTGGCATCAGATGTACGGTGACGTGGGTTCCGACATTCGCCGGTGGCACCGCGGCCTCACCAGCCGGCAAGACGACACCATGGATATTTGCAAAACGACCCCTAATTTGTATCGCGATctaatatttttgcaaaaagacCCTTTCAAAAATTTATAGATGAGTTCTCCCCTCCCGTCGGCAGCGCATTCGGCTTGCCCTGCTcccgacgccatcgccggcggccaccTTCCATTGCAGCCCAAAACCCTAGCGCAAGCTTGTCGCCCTACCTCTTCAATCAAAGGAGATCTGGAAGATTCCCCAGCCGGCTCCTGCGGCACGAACAGCAGAAGTGCTGAAGCGATATGCGCTTGCGGGACAATTGGACAAGACTCAAGGcatgtttgtttcagcttttctgAGTAGCAATTCTCTGAAAATCTAGCTATCCTAAAAAGCTGTTGTCCACAGAATCTGCTGGTAAGAGAAGCAGAGTGTTTGGCAACCTGATTTTCTGTTAGGAGATTATCTGTGCTAAGTGTGTAATGACATGTATGCCCCTGAAGGTGATAataccttgtttagttgctaaaaaaaGCATAGAATGCAATAACTGCATTAATTTTTGACATTACAAGtttattaatttttaattaaggcATCAATTGTCGTCACTAGAGCCTATTACAATCTCTCGTACATCCAAAATAACAAAAGCAACTACATGAGCAATCATGCTACCAAAGTCGTGGCATGAAATCCGCAAAGCACCCATATCACTGTCATCTGCTGAAGCACTCCCATCATGAGTAATACTTGTGCCATCCTGACTATCATTATCATCAACATAGCTTTCAAAATCAGCATCATTTATGGCACTATCCATAGGGTTCCGTTTTGGCTGTCAGTGGTGGAAGAGGTGGCCGGGACTGGGAGCTCAACGGCGGGGGTGGTgctcggcggccggcggcactgACGGGCGGGGATTCTTAAATCCCCGGCCGGAGGGGCCATGGCTGGCGCCAACAGAAGGTGGAGGGGGTAGAGGAGAGTGTGTGTGAGGTTCGGCCAGCGATGATGTGGAAAAGATGGCCGGAGCTGGGAGGGATAGGCCGGCGGGTGGAGCTCTGTTTAGCGTCGACCTCCGGGGGTGCTGCCGCCGGTCGATGCTGAGGGGTCGGCGGGCTTCAAGTCCCGGTGGCCGGGAGAGCAGCAAGGCGCGGAGGGGCAGGTGGCAGGCCACGGACTGGTCGGGAGGGGCCAGCGGCCGGTGGCGTCGCGCTGAGTGGCCGGGAGGGGCCATCAGCGGGGCACAGAGGGGCTAGCAGTGGGGCGCAGACTTGCCAGGAGGGGTCGGTGGTGGGGCACGGAGGGGCCGGTGGTGGAGCGCGAATCGGCCGGGTGGCGGGTCGTGGAGGGGTACCGAGCCGAGACATGCGGAGGGACGagcgggggggaggggggggggaggggtgcGGAGGGGAGAAGGGGTGCTAGAATTGGCGGGATTTTCCTGCAAGCGGCACCCCGCCCGATTCTCAGGTCACGTTATCGAAGGACTCTTTTAAGTCCCCAACCCATTTGATGAGCATACGTGGGCATTGTCTAACAGCAGTAGGAGATGATGGAACATTCTTACATTACCGATCAGACGATTTGCTTTACCACTGCAGCTAcctgaaaagtgaaaacaatAGCCATCTGAACGTGTCCTGTAAAAATGATAACAAACTGAAGCTAGTGAGTAACACAAAGGAGGAAAAGGACTCAAATGGAGCAGCATGATGATAACATGTTACCAGATTTTGCAACAAAAAACAAACAGAATCGAGGTGCAGAAAACGAAAAGGAATAAAAATTGCAGAACGGAAAAAAAAACGTACATACAGAACCTTGAGGGTGTTGTGGACACGGCACTACTACAGCAAAATGCAAAATATTAGGGGTAGACACTTTCCAAGAGATGCCGTAAGATACATCAGGCAATACAATGGTACTGCTGAGTACAATTGAAGAAACTGCATTGCTTTTATAAAGAAACAAGATGAAATATGTTTCTGAAGCTATAGGTGGAAACAGAGCTGCGGACCGAGGTTACAAGATGCCGCAGTTGCAGCGCAACAAgaatacaaacaaacaaatgaGGTTCTCCTCAGATCAGATCAtccggaaaaaaaaacacgGGAATGAGTACTTATGTATTTTGTCGATATCTATCAATGCAAGTTCATCATCATTTCTTCAGTCAATGTGCCTGCACAACCCACAGAAAACAAAGCAAGATAGAGACGAGATATATGTATGTACACAGTATTATCTAAATGCTTTCTCATGATAACTGTCCACATTATTTACGATGACAATAGCCAAGAACTGAGAATGCCATCACACTCCCTCATAACAACACATATCATGCCCAATATCACCGGACATACATACAGAAATAACAATGAACCACCCATAAGTTAAACCTATGCACAGACGCCACAGTATTCTGCTGGAAACAAAAATATCTGACACGGCCTTATTCTCAATACACCTACCAGTAGGCCGGTACTAGACGACCGGTAGCTGACACCATGATCAAACACACTGGCTGGTGCATACCCCAGGTATGGCCTACGTTACCTTCAAAGCATACCTCTGTTGTCATCAAAACTGGCAAGAGGTGCCCAGCCTCTGCGTCAACCATGGGCCGTGGGCTGAAGTTTGCTTCCTGTCATGGAACATGCTTGGGAGCAACTCCTGGAACTTTTCAAGAAATGCACTCCATTCAATGGCACTCAAGTCTGACAGCTTCACAAAACTTGAGCTGGGAGGCAGCATCTCTTTGGCACTCCAACCTGCAGACTGATACTCACTATGATAGCCACTATAATAGTCAGTTTTAGCACTCACCCTATTCTTTGGAACACCGTTGCGGCGCTTGCTGTTTCCACTAAAGCAAAGCCCCTTCAGAGAGACTGGCAATTTTGAGGTGGAATGAGTACATTTAGGAACTGGACTGGTGCAAGCATCGACATCATCCTGGCTCACCTCATTTCTATCTTCCTCTTCGTTGTCCTCATTGCCCTCGGTTAATTTTGAAAGTGGGTTCCTGCAACTTACCCCAATAGACCCATACTTGTTGAAAAAAGATGCTCCGCATGTAGCTGCATCATCTCCTGAGTCAAGATCGAACTGGGTGAAGTCTGTGTCAcaatcatcatcgtcgtcatcttcttcttcaaagTCAGCTTCTGGTAGAAGTAATTCTCTTTCCTTAACCCAGTTCCTTGCTTCCATACACAGAACTTCAAGTGCACTTGGCTCCTCTTCTTTCCCAGTGAACTGCCTGCTCATCATGTCCCCTATCTCCGACAAGCAGAGGCCATAAGCTGCAGCTTCCTTCAGAAATGTTGTCGAGAGGACCAGCACCCTAAGACTCGCCTCATGAATCATGGGCAGCTCCATGCGAAGCATTTCAGCATCCTTTACAGGGTCCAGATTTCTGATGTACTCAAGTTCTTCCTCGGAGAAAGGAATAGATGCATGTGGCCAGTGAATCCACTCAAAGTAAGGATCTTCCAGACTTTCTGGAAGACAGAGACCATGATCAATAGGAATGAGTTCTGCATGCGCTTCAAATCGACCAGATTCATTGCCAAGCTTCCTGACCAGAAGATTTCCACCATGTCTATCTGTGTTGAATATTCTGATATCAAGTATGCCAATCCTGTGAATGCAAGAAACAGGAAAGGTCGAGGTTCCATGGTCACTAGCATCATAGTCATGTGGAATGAACTGCTGCAACGAGGCAATCTTGCTATGAGCCTGTGATATATTCTTGCTAGTCTTATTGTTGCAGTTAACATCTTCATTCACATGAAACACACTGTGGGTAACTTTGACTAACATAGTAAGAGGAACATTTGCGAAACTCTTGTGATCAAGGAGGTATGCAGCGACCTCTCGGAACCCTGTCTCACCAACCCGTACCGATCTTTTGAGGCCTGGCTGCCCAAGAGTCTTCCCCACAAAACCTTTAGGATTATTTGGAGCAAAAGGTTCCTCATCAGTTGGTTTAACAATTGCAACACGTTGGCCCAAGATATCCCCAAAGTAGTAGGCACCTCCCATGCCACCACTAACAGCTACTGGGTCAACACCATTGGTAATTCCCTTGATGATATCCTTAACCAACTGCTTCATTGCAGCAGAAGGGCTTGAGCATCCCAGGATTTCAATAACTTTACTTCGATCGCACTGCTGACCTCCTTTTCCTTTGGGAGAGAGGCAAGGTGTGGAGTAGCTTCTATGCATATGATTTCTGGTGAGCAGCAATGGTGAGTCATTCCGAACATAGCTGAGGTCATTGTTCAAAACTTGATCACCAAATGTCAGTGAGCTTTCCTCAGTGGATACATTAAGGGCTATCTGCATCTTCTTTTTTACAGTGTGTGCATTTTCTCCTGGCTCTAGTTCAATGCCCAGAACAGAACCATTGTCGGTTTGAACAAACACACGCTTCCAGCTAAGGGGTCTCCCCTCACTTATGTTCTTTGAGGGGTAATCAGTGCTCAAGCTGTGATCCAGAACTGCAACAGCCATGTGTGTCTTAACAGGACTGTCAGTGTTCCAAGGCATATAATGCTATGAAGAAACTGTCGGTAATAGCTACCTCCTCTCGTGTACCCTGGCAAGCACTAGTTGAGCTGGCAACAAAAGGGAGAGAAACTAAGTTCTCCAACTTATGCCAGTCGGAAATTTTCTAATTACTGATGGCTTAGCATGTCCAAGTACACATTAAGCTGCTGTGACAGCTAATACTGAGTGCTACTCATTACACAAATAACTGGCATAGATCCTGCAAAACAATATATAAATAGCAAAAGCTCAGTGAATTGCATAAGAAAAGGACAGGATCAACCAATTTGGGAGGAAATTAACAAGGTGCACATGTGCTCAATCAAGGCCATAGCACATAATAATCACATGAAAGTAAATGTAAACCCAGCTCTAGAAATGGCATAATTTTGGCAACGTTGACCTCCACATACTATTGTTACAGGGTTACAGCTCTGCCAGCTAAATGAAAGGATAGGTAAATTCTAATTTTATTCATACTGAAGGTTCACTACGGAATTTCAAATTCAGTGCCTTGTGTTTTCTTACTTCAAACATGAGGATATCATTGAGTATGTTCTGATCACATAATCTGAAGAGAGATGAACTTGGCACGTTCTACATTATACAGTGCATGCTATTGCTTAAGCGGAATTCCAACACAAATAGTCAGAAGTACAAAAAACCGAAACTGGGTATATCAACTTTTTGGAGTGCTACAATCCAGAATTCAAACCATGCCACATGATTCAATTTGTATAAATACATGTGTTCAACTTACACGCAAGAGATAGTCGAGTAATGAACTTTATAGCATTTCCTTGGTAACTGTAGGCATAACAATCACATATATGCAATTTTGTTAAAAAGTTACACGCTGTCTGCAGCTTCCATCAAATTTTTAATGCAACGGCAATGTTCAACAATCCTGCTCATTCCATCATAAAAGGCCCCAAAAATTTTCCCAGGAAATAGCTAAAAAAGCACAGCTCCATCCGCACTACTCACAATTCACCAACAAAATAAACTCCTTCGCATCCTCCAAAACCAATTTTTTGGGGGGATTTGTGGTGTATATTCAGAAACGCGTCTCAAATGGGCGGGGGCAAGAGGAGATTAAAAGTCACAGCTGAATCTGCACTAGCCAGCCATAATGCAATGCACCCCTCCACCCCAATCAAAACAGCACCGCACTTGGCACCAGTGGGGGATCGGAACTCACCGTTCAGGCCGGCCGGGCCGCGCGGGGGTGGCGGCGATGAGGGAGGAGCAGCTTGTTCCGGCGGGGGGCGAAGGAGACCCACGAGCGGCCGACCGAGGCCTCACCTCCGCCGAGCCGACGGCCGAGATTGGCCGGCGCTGTCCCCAGTCACAGGCTCAACTCGCCGTCCACCCCAGGGGACGCGCCAAACTCATAGCCGTGGTTAAAAAGAGAGGCGAGGCGcccgcggccggcgccctcTTATAgccccgctgccggccggccgccctcgCTGATCTCTCGCGGGGGCAGTTGCACAGCTGGCGACGGCAGCGGCACCCCTTTTAGCCATGGCCGAGAATAGGCTCCCGTGCATTTTTGGAGCTGGCTTAGCTGGAAGGTTTGATCTTTTCTCTAGTAAAACCTCGTGTGCAAGAGCTTATCCGGAGATGCAGCTATTTTTAGGGCTTGCCTCGGACCAGTGGATCAAGATTTGACCTAAATCTGTAGAGCTGTTAATTTGCAACGAAGTTGGGGAAGAACAGTTTGGTGACTCGGTGCAAGTCCATGGAAAGAGAGATCTGTGTACATGGCTTCTGAGGAATGACATGATCGGTGGCATTCATTTTGGCTAGATCCTGGCCATCGTGCCAGACTGCCAGTTGATGATGGACGCTACAGTATTGGTGGCATCTTTCAGATCAGAAGATAGGAGTATGTTCCAAATTACTAACCTTCTGGGCGTTGTGCAACCAGACAACAGACGTCCTCTGTATCTGAACCTGGCTTTCTTGCATTTTTACGCCGAAAGGCACGCGAACACGACGAGCAGCCCGAGCGTGTGGAACCAAAACTTTCTTTCTAGGGAACAACATCACAAGGCAACCACGCAAGAAACGGCAACCGTCGGCAAGCAAACAGCAAACTTTCGGTTGGAAAGCACGACGTCAGGCTGCTACGGCCAGTCTCATCCACAGACATTAGCAATTTTGCTAACTTGAccaaggaggagagaggagatggAAAATTTATCCCATGAAATCCATATGGTACAATTACCTAGTCCCATGAACCCAATAAAACTTGCATTGAGAATGTTATAGTTTCATCGCAACACACATTTGATCATACATCCACGCAAAAATTAAATGTTGCAACTATCTATAAAATTGTGCAGTGAAATTATGCACTTAGAATAACAGTTTCGTTTCATTGAAAAAATGATATGGCAAAACTACCTAGTAGTCTAAAAAAATACCTCAAAACTAAACGCACCCATATATAAAATAATGTTAATTTTAAACCACACAAACCCACTAcccttgtactccctccgttttcaTTTCTTAGAGCAGGCCCAACCAATATTGTAGGCTTCGGTTAAAGTTGCAGTACACGTAGACGACGAAAACTCGAAGCTACTGACCTGCCCAACGCTGGCCACTTCTAGGTGCCTGAGTCACTCCGTGACGATAGAAACAAATTCACTCTGTGAATTTGGCTCCCAACGCGAGGCTCAGTGGGTGCTTGTGCCTTTTGTCAGATGGGGTATCTGCTACCTCTGCAGGCTGCACTGTCCGTCTGCGAAACCACCATTGCCTATGACATGGAGCCTTTCAGCACACGTGGACGTTGAGGCTACTGGCCAGGCTGGAGCGATGGGCCTGACCTTAGGCCCGCTCCGCAACGTGAGTGAAGCTCAAAACTATTCACCAGTGCGAGAGAAGCTAGAACTGcttttaggcctggtttggtttacctgcttatttttaagcacccatcacatcgatgtttagatactaattagaagtattaaacgtagactatttacaaaacccactacataagaggaggctaaacggcgagacgaatctattaagcctaattagtccataatttgacaatgtgttgctacagtaaatatttgctatgatggattaattaggcttaatagattcatctcgccgtttagcctccacttatgtaatgggttttgtaaatagtctttgtttaatacttctaattagtatataaacattcgatgtgacacgtgctaaaaataagtaaacggaaccaaacagccccttagttGCAGATGTAAGCATCACTCGTCGGTCACATATATTGAAATAAAGAATCTGCATGTGGGCTCCATTCATCCATCAACCAAGATTCCACTATTcccttttttttaatcaacAGGCACCGGGGCCTGTACATTCATCGCTCCAGAAATTTTTAGCGCAGGCATCACACGCTGCAACGTAGAGAGTGATGCTCCAATCTTCATGGCTCACGTTGTGGAGGGCCTTAGGCGCATGATTGTGTATTCCAGAGAccaaggaaggagagggagcaTGCGCTAGCATTGATTGAAGAAGTAATTGTCTACAGGTGGCGCTTTGTTCCCGAAGTAATTGGCTGTTTTGGGCTCCTGTGGGTCCGATTCATCTAGCGtgacttaggtcctgtttggcacggctccactccacaactccagcgactccagcaaaaaaaatagccaaacactccaactccaaaacttcatggagctgccaactccatggagctgtagtgcaaatgggggtggagttttggagcacctcttttgctgctccaaaactctctcttttgaacctcctcgtggagttggtgggtaattacccaccaatgccactcgTTACAGAAAAAACGgttcgttttcttttctccgAGCCCCCATGTCAtgactccctcccgccgccgttgCTACTCGCGTGGACGCGCGCCTCCCTCGGCCAGCGCCGCCAGTCGCCTCGCCCTGCCTCTCGCTTGTCGGGCGCGCCTGCTCCCCTGCCGGGCGCCCGCGCCGTGGCCCTGTCAGGCGCACCTCCGCCGGCAGgcggccgcgcctccctccaccgccggaGCAGGACGCCGGCCCCTCCCTCACATCCGGTGGGCGGCCGCGCCACGGCCCCGTCGGGCACACCTCCGTCGGCGGGCGGCCGTGCCGCCCTCACGCCGTCGGCCGGCTGCTGCCTCCCTCCACTGCCGGACCaggccgccggcccctccctcaCGTCTGGCAGGCAGCCGCGCCATGGCCCTGTCGggcgcgcctccgccggcgggcggccgcgcctccctcacgccgccggccgtccgCTGCCTCACTACACCGCGCAAGGGAATCAGAGAAGGGGATGGGGCGCTGATCTGCTTGCTCTGCCCGAGCAAGCGAGGAGCAGAGGACCGGAAATGTCTTGGCCTCCATGGATTTGTGCTGCTGGTGGTTGACGTGTGAGAGATAGAGAttagagaggaagaggagactGATTGGAGTAGCTGGTGCCCTGGTTGTTGGATTCGATGGCAGAGCAGGGAGATCAAGGCTGCAGGTGAGCTGCTTGCTTGCTCCTGCGAGGCGACGGGAGCGCCGgggcaaggaaaaaaagaggaggGAACGGTGTGTCGTGGTTGCCGGGCAGCCtttctgaggaagaagaagatggggatgGAGAGAATAACAAGTGGGACCTAAATTGGGGggtaacaatggcaatccacactgaaaattaatttttttggagctgagagcacccatctagccaaacaccccattttattctggagttctggagtggagctgactccacctggagttctggagtggagctgactccacctggagttctggagcggagcagctccatccagagctggagccatgccaaacagggccttagtggtgtttggatcctggagctaaagtttagtccgtgtcacatcggatattcggatgctaattaggaggactaaacatgagctaattacaaaactaattgcagaacccctagactaaatcgtgagatgaatccattaagcctaattaatccatcattagcgaatgtttactgtagcaccatattgtcgaatcatggactaattaggcttaatggattcgtctcacgatttagcctaggggttgtgaaattggttttgtaattagcttatatttaatactcctaattagtgtcaaacattcgatgtgacaggggctaaagtttagcctgggGATCCAAACGTCCCCTTAATTTTTCAAAGTACCGAGGCTGCGGAGGACGACAGGTTCCGAGAGGGTGCGCGCTCTACATAacgagaaaagagaaaaaccgTGATGCgtagagaaaagagaaaaaaccgTGATGCGCCTAAGGGGCATCTCCACCGGCCTCCTTTCCCCAATTCAGAGAATTGATAAAAAAATAGTACTTCAACCGTCTTTTTTTACCTTCCCTTTTtctcaataattattgggataacccaataattcatcccaactctccctaaataaagcagtagttgtgactctcccaatacggtacttggattgggatgagattattgggagactgcaaaaACAACTCTCCCAATAACGATGAAAGTGGTATTGGAAGATCCTTATTAACCGGTTATTGGAAAATATTTATTGGAAAActactggagatgctctaagaaATGAAAACGGAGGGACTATATCTAAACCAAACCAACTCATTGGTataaggccagtctcaatggCAGTGTCACGGGGTTTCATGGTCACTAAATCTcatgccacatcatcaaaactGCTGACTTGGCAAGCTCATTataaggagagaggagaagagagTTTTATCCCTATGAAACCCACttggcacagttac containing:
- the LOC117859686 gene encoding uncharacterized protein: MLTTANSRQHHAFEKSPSSHIKNLDRKLQQAMNNATSKYMQRIYPLGIQRSSSNLTLSSLSLSQNSNDSSLSSSNSSWEPKVPLLYGGTFSPWGDVMVSLEMRREDDDKASDHDVEGGEEDFDCSEPGSMHRCSWITKNTDEAYVQFHDECWGVPVYSDNRLFELLSLSGMLIDHNWTEILKRRDMYREVFADFDPSTVAKMDEDAVAEISGNKELKLAECRVRCIVENAKCIQKVAKEFGSFSGYMWGHVNHRPVVGKYRHHKYIPFRTPKSEAVSKDLVRRGFRLVGPVIVYSFMQAAGMAIDHLVDCFRFPECVRLAERSWGITNVAA
- the LOC117861357 gene encoding phosphatidylinositol 4-kinase gamma 5, whose product is MPWNTDSPVKTHMAVAVLDHSLSTDYPSKNISEGRPLSWKRVFVQTDNGSVLGIELEPGENAHTVKKKMQIALNVSTEESSLTFGDQVLNNDLSYVRNDSPLLLTRNHMHRSYSTPCLSPKGKGGQQCDRSKVIEILGCSSPSAAMKQLVKDIIKGITNGVDPVAVSGGMGGAYYFGDILGQRVAIVKPTDEEPFAPNNPKGFVGKTLGQPGLKRSVRVGETGFREVAAYLLDHKSFANVPLTMLVKVTHSVFHVNEDVNCNNKTSKNISQAHSKIASLQQFIPHDYDASDHGTSTFPVSCIHRIGILDIRIFNTDRHGGNLLVRKLGNESGRFEAHAELIPIDHGLCLPESLEDPYFEWIHWPHASIPFSEEELEYIRNLDPVKDAEMLRMELPMIHEASLRVLVLSTTFLKEAAAYGLCLSEIGDMMSRQFTGKEEEPSALEVLCMEARNWVKERELLLPEADFEEEDDDDDDCDTDFTQFDLDSGDDAATCGASFFNKYGSIGVSCRNPLSKLTEGNEDNEEEDRNEVSQDDVDACTSPVPKCTHSTSKLPVSLKGLCFSGNSKRRNGVPKNRVSAKTDYYSGYHSEYQSAGWSAKEMLPPSSSFVKLSDLSAIEWSAFLEKFQELLPSMFHDRKQTSAHGPWLTQRLGTSCQF